The Nomia melanderi isolate GNS246 chromosome 7, iyNomMela1, whole genome shotgun sequence genome includes a window with the following:
- the parvin gene encoding beta-parvin has translation MASPRPKSPRPPISAKKDEKEESFWDKIGTLGRKKRIKEVQEVQEEGKYAIDSPGYAANPEMPPEEYALDENEERSMIEPRSMEDSKLKELIFVLIEWINDELADQRIIVKDITEDLYDGQVLQKLLEKLTGKKLDVPEVTQSEEGQKQKLAVVLSSANRVLGRYPPYKWSVESVHSKNIVAILHLLVGLARQFRAPVRLPERVAAQVVVVRKKDGQLIHRTVREEITSTYDDLGMRCELDAFDELFDHPADKLAVVKKSLINFANKHLSKVHLEVTDLDTQFHDGVFLTLLLGLLEGFFVPLGSFHLTPKTHDQKVHNVSFAFDIMQDIGLPKPKARPEDIVNLDLKSTLRVLYNLFSKYKSMN, from the exons ATGGCGTCTCCGCGCCCGAAGTCGCCGCGACCACCAATTTCTGCAAAGAAGGATGAAAAAGAAGAGAGTTTTTGGGATAAAATTGGAACATTGGGTCGAAAGAAGCGTATCAAAGAAG TGCAAGAAGTGCAAGAAGAGGGAAAATATGCTATTGACTCGCCAGGATATGCGGCTAACCCAGAGATGCCACCAGAGGAGTATGCGCTCGACGAAAATGAGGAACGTTCCATGATAGAACCCAGGTCTATGGAGGATTCGAAGCTCAAAGAGCTGATATTCGTGTTAATTGAATGGATTAACGACGAATTGGCGGATCAACGTATTATTGTAAAAGATATCACTGAAGATCTTTACGATGGACAGGTATTGCAGAAACTTTTAG aaaaattgacagGAAAGAAGCTAGATGTTCCTGAAGTAACTCAATCAGAGGAAGGACAAAAACAGAAATTGGCGGTTGTTTTATCCAGCGCTAATCGTGTTCTGGGTCGTTACCCACCTTACAAATGGAGCGTGGAATCGgttcattcgaaaaatattgtcgCTATTTTGCACTTGTTGGTTGGTTTGGCGAGACAATTTCGCGCACCAGTCCGATTACCAGAAAGAGTGGCTGCACAGGTTGTCGTTGTACGGAAAAAAGATGGTCAATTGATACATAGAACAGTTAGGGAAGAAATTACATCGACGTACGATGACTTGGGGATGCGCTGTGAGCTCGACGCTTTTGACGAGCTTTTTGACCATCCAGCCGACAAGCTTGCCGTCGTTAAAAAG TCACTAATTAACTTTGCCAATAAACATTTGAGTAAAGTACATTTGGAAGTGACAGATTTGGATACGCAATTCCACGACGGAGTTTTTTTGACTCTTTTACTTGGACTTCTCGAGGGTTTCTTCGTCCCTTTGGGAAGCTTTCATTTGACTCCTAAAACGCACGATCAAAAGGTCCACAACGTTTCGTTTGCTTTTGACATTATGCAAGACATCGGACTGCCAAAGCCGAAAGCCCGACCAGAAG ATATCGTAAATTTGGATTTGAAATCAACATTACGCGTATTGTATAACTTGTTTAGCAAGTACAAGAGTATGAACTGA
- the Vps4 gene encoding vacuolar protein sorting 4, whose amino-acid sequence MAVGTTLQKAIDLVTKATEEDRNKNYEKALELYEHAVEYFLHSIKYEAQGDRAKESIRAKCTQYLERAEKLKAYLRKSKKKPVKAGEDNSKTEDKKSDSGDSDTDSDPEKKKLQSKLEGAIIIEKPDVKWGDIAGLDGAKEALKEAVILPIRFPHLFTGKRIPWKGILLFGPPGTGKSYLAKAVATEANNSTFFSVSSSDLVSKWLGESEKLVKNLFELARQHKPSIIFIDEVDSLCSSRSDNESESARRIKTEFLVQMQGVGSDNDGILVLGATNIPWVLDSAIRRRFEKRIYIPLPDEQARAIMFKLHLGSTSHCLTEEDFKRLAAATDGYSGADISIIVRDALMQPVRQVQTATHFKRVRGPSPKDPSVIVDDLLTPCSPGDPAAIEMNWMEVEGDKLYEPPVTMKDMLKSLATTRPTVNEEDMSKLEKFKQDFGQEG is encoded by the exons atgGCTGTAGGCACGACATTGCAG aaagctATAGATCTAGTTACCAAAGCGACAGAAGAAGATCGcaacaaaaattatgaaaaagcgCTCGAGTTGTATGAACATGCAGTTGAATATTTTCTGCACTCCATTAAAT ATGAAGCACAAGGAGATAGAGCAAAAGAAAGTATTAGAGCTAAGTGTACGCAATATTTAGAGAGAGCTGAAAAATTAAAAGCTTATTTGAGGAAAAGTAAGAAAAAGCCTGTAAAAGCAGGGGAGGATAACTCCAAGACTGAAGACAAAAAGAGTGATAGTGGCGACAGTGATACTGATAGTGATCCGGAAAAGAAGAAACTTCAAAGTAAATTAGAAGGGGcgataattattgaaaaaccaGATGTCAAGTGGGGTGATATCGCTGGACTTGATGGAGCTAAAGAAGCTTTAAAAGAGGCAGTTATTTTGCCAATACGTTTTCCTCATCTCTTTACTGGAAAACGGATCCCATGGAAGGGTATTTTGCTGTTTGGG CCACCAGGTACTGGTAAATCTTATTTAGCAAAAGCAGTGGCCACAGAAGCCAATAACTCAACATTCTTTTCTGTATCATCCTCTGACTTAGTAAGCAAGTGGCTTGGAGAGTCTGAAAAGCttgtaaaaaatttgtttgaattagCTCGGCAGCACAAACctagtattatatttattgatgaGGTTGATTCACTTTGTTCATCGCGTTCTGATAATGAATCAGAATCTGCGAGaagaataaaaacagaatttttagTTCAAATGCAAG GTGTTGGTTCTGACAATGATGGTATACTAGTATTAGGGGCTACCAATATACCATGGGTACTGGATTCTGCTATTAGAAGAAGATTTGAAAAAAGGATTTATATACCCCTGCCTGATGAACAAGCTAGGGCTATAATGTTTAAACTTCATTTAGGAAGTACTTCTCATTGTTTGACAGAAGAGGATTTTAAGAGATTGGCTGCAGCTACTGATGGATATTCAGGAGCTGATATAAGTATTATTGTTCGAGATGCACTAATGCAACCAGTTAGACAAGTCCAAACGGCAACGCATTTTAAACGCGTTAGAGGCCCATCACCGAAAGATCCTTCGGTTATTGTAGATGATTTACTTACACCTTGTTCACCTGGAGATCCAGCCGCAATTGAAATGAATTGGATGGAAGTTGAAGGGGATAAGTTGTACGAGCCACCTGTAACTATG AAAGATATGTTAAAGTCATTGGCAACAACTCGACCTACAGTGAACGAAGAGGATATGTCCAAACTAGAGAAATTCAAGCAAGACTTTGGTCAAGAAGGTTGA
- the mRpS35 gene encoding mitochondrial ribosomal protein S35 — protein MMLLMRHCESSILQRGSKITKLSSLCFSTNTDEEFRTLDLYPITEPFKKKPPFVRPKVTAPEETMSTDQNWNSIWPTARTFHPTIVPLPLRQGYKHNKRPHPDKYANAELMKIPNFLHLTPPVVKAHCDELKKFCTKWPQELETDEACEKYFPVEIITSDYCYSSPTIREPLARIVSLRLKLSSLNLNAHAKDKMLRLVREKYNPQTGILTIVSDKCPIRKQNLDYVNYLLTALFHISWRVEPWEKEKYEADMEYYDWDKSKSRNTLITVLSWPKPPTDFNYEDIPHATEYKMAISDLINNGEDHFTIDKYKQAVIKVLNLNYEENTE, from the exons ATGATGTTATTAATGAGGCATTGTGAAAGCAGTATTCTCCAGAGAGGTTCAAAAATTACAAAGCTTTCATCACTTTGTTTCTCAACAAATACTGACGAAG AATTTCGTACATTGGATTTGTATCCAATAACAGAACCATTTAAGAAAAAACCACCGTTCGTGCGCCCAAAAGTTACGGCACCAGAAGAAACAATGTCTACAGATCAGAATTGGAATTCAATTTGGCCTACTGCACGTACATTTCATCCTACTATTGTACCACTACCTCTACGGCAAGGATATAAACATAATAAGAGACCACACCCAGATAAATATGCTAATGCAGAACTCATGAAAATACCAAATTTTTTACACCTTACCCCACCCGTAGTTAAAGCACACTGTgatgaattaaaaaaattttgtacaaaatggCCACAGGAATTAGAAACCGATGAAgcttgtgaaaaatattttcctgttGAGATAATTACCTCAGATTATTGTTATTCTTCTCCTACGATAAGAGAACCTTTAGCAAGAATAGTGAGTTTGAGATTAAAATTGTCCTCTTTAAACTTAAATGCTCATGCTAAAGATAAAATGCTTAGGCTAGTAAGAGAGAAATACAATCCTCAAACAGGCATATTAACGATAGTTTCTGACAAATGTCCAATTAGGAAGCAAAATTTGGATTATGTTAATTATCTTCTCACTGCTTTGTTCCACATATCTTGG CGAGTTGAACCTTGGGAGAAAGAAAAGTATGAAGCAGACATGGAATATTATGATTGGGATAAAAGTAAAAGTCGAAATACTTTAATAACTGTACTTTCCTGGCCAAAACCACCAACAGATTTCAATTATGAAGATATACCACATGCAACAGAATACAAAATGGCCATTTCAGATTTGATAAACAATGGAGAAGATCATTTTACAATAGACAAATACAAACAAGCtgttataaaagtattaaatctcAATTATGAAGAGAACACAGAATAA
- the Pdp gene encoding pyruvate dehydrogenase [acetyl-transferring]-phosphatase 1-like protein, mitochondrial — protein MILQNISNGAIKAVSNVCVRQKKRNGNKCTRRLYMALPRLTPQEVTTVLQTNEYTKEFNGQSSVKYYDSNQLPSNNPIEDARSEAQCLFTKGILLGVFDGHGGDACAQVISKRLFHYISACLLPKKLLKQYLNTVNSDNKLELLQMFNDRTEFISENKDLYQASFLSFMKDLADNECTTEFQMETALENAFMRLDNDLSNEALLNLGKKNTKKFLEIATSGAVAAVAHIDGPHLHVAGVGDCQAVLGTLSEEDGWSAKLMTVEHNTDNRAEVERILSEHPPNERSTIIKMERLLGQLAPLRSLGDFQYKWNKKTLREVAPYIGEAMIPPNYHTPPYLTAKPEVKYHRLTPRDKFLIIASDGLWDLISPLEGVRLVGEHMSGKVTLSSLRLPCRNMKLSDINKMLVQRKEGLKKKPLDSNAATHLLRHALGGTDYGIDHGKLSRLLTLSSPVVRIFRDDITITVVYMDSEYLRHCPP, from the exons ATGATTCTTCAGAATATTAGCAACGGTGCAATTAAAGCTGTCAGCAATGTATGCGTTAGACAGAAAAAACGAAATGGTAACAAATGTACTCGAAGGTTGTATATGGCACTACCACGTCTTACACCACAGGAG gtTACCACAGTTTTACAAACTAACGAGTATACCAAAGAATTTAATGGGCAAAGTTCTGTGAAATATTATGACTCTAATCAATTGCCATCTAATAATCCTATAGAAGATGCTAGATCAGAGGCCCAATGTTTGTTCACCAAAG GAATTTTATTGGGTGTATTCGATGGTCATGGAGGTGATGCATGTGCTCAAGTGATATCAAAAAGACTTTTTCATTATATATCAGCTTGCTTGTTACCCAAAAAGTTACTTAAGCAATACCTGAACACAGTTAATTCAGATAATAAATTAGAACTTCTACAAATGTTTAATGATAGAACTGAATTTATTTCCGAAAATAAAGATCTGTATCAAGCAAGTTTCTTAAGTTTCATGAAGGATCTTGCAGATAATGAATGTACAACAGAATTTCAAATGGAAACAGCTTTGGAAAATGCATTTATGAGGCTAGACAATGATTTGTCGAATGAAGCACTATTAAACTTAGGTAAAAAGAATACCAAAAAGTTCCTTGAGATTGCTACAAGTGGTGCTGTAGCAGCTGTCGCGCACATTGATGGTCCCCATCTCCACGTTGCTGGAGTAGGGGATTGTCAAGCAGTACTTGGGACGCTTTCTG AAGAAGATGGTTGGTCTGCGAAATTAATGACTGTGGAACACAATACCGACAATCGCGCAGAAGTTGAAAGAATTTTATCTGAGCATCCACCAAATGAAAGGTCTACTATAATTAAAATGGAACGACTTCTTGGTCAGTTAGCGCCTCTTCGTTCTTTAGGTGATTTTCAATATAAGTGGAACAAAAAGACTTTACGAGAAGTAGCGCCATACATAGGTGAAGCTATGATACCACCAAATTATCATACTCCACCATATTTGACAGCCAAACCAGAAGTTAAATATCATAGATTAACACCCCGagataaatttcttataatagcTAGCGACGGTTTATGGGATTTAATATCTCCTTTAGAAGGCGTGCGTTTAGTAGGTGAACATATGAGCGGAAAAGTAACATTAAGTTCACTACGGTTGCCTtgtagaaatatgaaattgtcTGATATTAATAAGATGTTAGTGCAACGTAAAGAaggattaaaaaagaaacctcTTGATAGTAATGCAGCAACACATCTACTCAGACATGCGCTCGGTGGAACAGACTACGGTATAGATCACGGAAAATTATCACGATTATTAACGTTATCTAGCCCAGTGGTACGGATATTTCGTGATGACATCACGATAACTGTTGTCTATATGGATTCTGAATATTTAAGACATTGTCCTCCTTAA
- the LOC116430442 gene encoding uncharacterized protein LOC116430442, which yields MSGIEGDGGNGGKFGEYAKILRLVFERWISIRGQLRDEKLNEEAEELILPSNEDWRQRVYYGLVELQRECDAEVATNRVGEVAPTMEFEKNKEIDEEKEEEGEKKRNIEKETGREEETEKKWKAADKSRDSEWDPQVHGSLVPKTKESGSIDESKGSETSVGRVSGSMTEACVKPGWRVNDIISAAKVLQGDSTSLVYSDEAEMRRVFGLVYDVLRYKKIFIRSLEEVGFWQRNGALKNRRKIVWLLLYDMQGRKFSRRGEIAAVEERERVFQTAGLMDIEAALLESKTHLAASISRLRIRGSALTLGELLPARLRVIEGVAWGGKLETAAFASGWVNSNKFANKQRFLEEMSTLNLVLCENGDVTEMSDTGFAFHSICPKVVELHEELRETLARSTLVRDHRFVFLEKSLCFGAAAVARAMRVGRFCGPVVLTHALAPRHTGYLAELLRDIEDAGRLLAFGAGERRREYESYLNELGVTSQRCRVFSEKYVSPPATSELERATVVLAIPPCSYTGVRDIVDLAVARGGDTDLLESLTDAYTADDGDGDARESDRSRSPHLADQMSTLKHALTRPNVQFVIYEAHTILPSETTEMIRRVVDYANRMAVARHVRDQSSKKRPPKEAGESRESEKLEQPKEPKGDEDRAAVTVSANFAVPDSDLFEVGTIDDIYGENVSRALDPGCFLAVIRRKEMMQFDSLFMIKVAESKGLFGDPNERRERKRESVPVDRPARPPSLPSPRKRTKRFEKIELERLMAHTHCSLTRTLNEHPVCSRQERARRASKERNESRVREMGDIDKHGYRRRRRKYAATLVNVSFDGVLACESTNA from the exons ATGTCGGGAATTGAAGGTGACGGTGGAAACGGAGGGAAATTCGGGGAGTACGCAAAGATTCTGCGTCTCGTTTTCGAAAGATGGATATCGATCCGCGGACAGCTTCGCGACGAGAAGTTGAACGAAGAAGCGGAGGAATTGATTTTGCCGAGTAACGAAGATTGGCGGCAACGCGTTTACTACGGATTAGTCGAGTTACAGAGGGAATGCGATGCGGAGGTAGCGACGAATAG GGTTGGCGAGGTTGCACCGACAATGGAATTTGAGAAGAATAAGGAGATAGACGAGGAGAAGGAAGAGGAGggagagaagaagaggaacaTAGAAAAAGAGacaggaagagaggaagagaccGAGAAGAAATGGAAAGCAGCGGACAAGTCTCGCGACTCGGAATGGGATCCGCAAGTGCATGGATCGTTGGTACCAAAGACGAAGGAAAGTGGTAGCATCGACGAATCGAAAGGATCGGAGACGAGTGTCGGTCGAGTCTCCGGTTCGATGACGGAAGCTTGCGTGAAACCGGGATGGCGCGTGAACGATATCATTTCAGCCGCGAAGGTTCTTCAAGGAGATTCGACGTCCCTCGTGTATTCCGACGAAGCAGAGATGCGTCGAGTGTTCGGACTCGTTTACGATGTGCTTAGGT ACAAGAAGATTTTCATTCGTTCCCTGGAGGAGGTGGGATTTTGGCAGCGTAACGGCGCGCTGAAAAATCGACGGAAGATCGTCTGGTTGTTACTGTACGACATGCAAGGGAGGAAATTCTCGAGACGCGGCGAGATCGCCGCCGTCGAGGAACGCGAAAGAGTTTTTCAG ACCGCCGGATTGATGGACATCGAAGCAGCCCTGTTGGAGTCGAAAACTCATCTCGCCGCGAGCATCTCACGACTGCGTATTCGTGGATCGGCACTTACCCTCG GCGAGCTGCTGCCGGCGCGTTTGCGGGTCATCGAAGGCGTCGCTTGGGGTGGAAAGTTGGAGACCGCAGCGTTCGCTTCCGGATGGGTAAACTCGAATAAGTTTGCGAACAAGCAACGGTTCCTGGAAGAGATGTCCACGCTGAATCTGGTCCTCTGCGAAAACGGAGACGTAACGGAGATGAGCGATACCGGTTTCGCGTTCCATTCGATTTGCCCGAAGGTTGTCGAATTGCACGAGGAACTGCGCGAAACCTTGGCCCGTTCCACCCTAGTGCGTGATCATCGTTTCGTCTTTCTG GAAAAATCGCTATGCTTCGGTGCAGCGGCTGTCGCGCGAGCCATGCGCGTTGGTCGTTTCTGCGGCCCGGTAGTATTGACGCACGCCCTTGCGCCTCGACATACCGGTTACCTGGCCGAACTACTCCGAGACATCGAGGATGCCGGTCGGCTGTTGGCTTTCGGCGCTGGTGAACGTCGCCGCGAGTACGAGTCGTATTTGAACGAGCTCGGCGTTACCTCGCAGCGATGTCGCGTATTCTCGGAGAA GTACGTCTCACCTCCAGCGACGTCCGAATTGGAGAGAGCCACCGTGGTCTTGGCGATTCCGCCGTGCAGTTACACCGGCGTCAGAGACATCGTCGATCTCGCCGTGGCTCGTGGCGGAGACACGGATCTACTCGAGTCGCTGACGGACGCTTACACCGCggacgacggcgacggcgatgCTCGCGAGTCCGATCGGTCGCGATCTCCGCACCTGGCCGATCAAATGTCCACTCTAAAGCACGCGTTGACCAGGCCGAACGTTCAATTCGTTATATACGAGGCGCACACGATCTTACCCTCGGAAACGACGGAGATGATCCGGAGGGTAGTCGATTACGCGAATCGAATGGCCGTGGCGAGACACGTTCGCGATCAATCG TCGAAGAAGAGACCACCGAAGGAAGCTGGAGAATCTCGTGAGTCGGAGAAACTGGAGCAACCGAAGGAACCGAAAGGCGATGAGGATCGAGCGGCAGTGACCGTATCCGCGAACTTTGCC GTTCCGGACAGCGACCTCTTCGAGGTGGGCACGATCGACGATATTTACGGGGAGAACGTTAGCCGCGCGTTGGATCCTGGATGCTTTCTCGCTGTGATAAGGAGAAAGGAGATGATGCAGTTCGATTCGTTGTTCATGATCAAAGTGGCCGAATCGAAAGGATTGTTCGGCGATCCGAACGAACGCCGAGAAAGAAAGCGCGAATCGGTCCCGGTCGACCGGCCAGCCAGACCGCCATCTTTGCCCAGTCCTCGCAAACGGACCAAACGATTCGAGAAG ATCGAGCTGGAACGACTGATGGCGCACACGCACTGTTCCTTGACGAGAACCTTGAACGAACATCCGGTCTGTTCCCGGCAGGAGCGAGCGCGGCGAGCCTCGAAGGAGAGGAACGAGTCGCGGGTACGCGAAATGGGGGATATCGATAAGCACGGTTATCGTCGTCGTCGCAGGAAATACGCGGCCACGCTCGTGAACGTGTCTTTCGACGGCGTTCTCGCGTGCGAATCGACGAACGCTTGA
- the LOC116430412 gene encoding kinesin-like protein KIF18A — translation MLNKKHLTKTFSPDKLKKCAKKQLLINGTKPSTSGSTALTIQTQSGSQTSIKVIVRVRPQNELELQDNCRTIIKVVDDKMLIFDPKEDENPFFYRGIVQRGRDLLRKQNKELQFIFDKIFDMQSTNNDVFEGSTKDLIASLLDGYNCSVFAYGATGAGKTHTMLGCNKDPGITYRTVAELFSQIESQGEHREFNLGVTYLEVYNENVQDLLHKSGPLHLRDDGRYGIIVAGLKVITIQNAEELLSLLAKGNRNRTQHPTDANEESSRSHAVFQVYINITNKLDGQVRQVKLSMIDLAGSERASATGSKGARFKEGTNINKSLLALGNCINSLADGAKHITYRDSKLTRLLKDSLGGNCQTVMIANIAPSSFSYEDTYNTLRYANRAKKIKTHIKKNIISCEMHVTAYIKMVEEQKKEINYLKQKLLALENGSVDVLQPPDVLRPSENAKVNEEIESKLTQLFQKKKVLNEKILSLESADKILCCRIQYKKAADERLHNLTATVDATSSEEHNASGKLRVNKSLQYFERQRDSLKTQMIVTWEELCSCETELQKLKTEITSQKLEKLEDIISQRTCEVEKARLQQQYEHVKKICNLQQCEMLSNYSIIKTMSITLQNYYNTMRNNGAMTDTMKDEFRQLIKLLEGVRNIKWSDVETIDHEEHFYSLTCLLSTSNLMDPLHSKVPVFTTCALNNQNQDNCSKDALNTTFNASSSNTDSASDLHNVTVTLLDGSNSTVKKDITESDENAAEERSIDICTQGNTRKRVLVDKNRGDSGKTPTKQQKKIFTKYKDSLDLSGFKGKENKHVQKSHTMMSAKSIATLNKLKADKFKKDSFDMNTTPAALKVVREKERRGLMTTHPYQKPNGKQKSASGMPSSRGPWL, via the exons ATGCTTAACAAAAAACATTTGACGAAAACATTTTCGCctgataaattaaagaaatgtgCGAAGAAACAGTTATTGATCAATGGAACGAAGCCGAGTACAAGTGGAAGTACCGCTTTAACGATACAAACCCAATCTGGCTCACAAACAAGTATTAAGGTAATTGTAAGGGTTCGACCACAGAATGAACTTGAACTGCAGGACAATTGTAGAACCATCATTAAAGTTGTTGACGATAAAATGTTGATTTTCGATCCAAAGGAGGATGAAAATCCTTTCTTTTATCGTGGGATTGTTCAGAGGGGTCGAGACTTACTTaggaaacaaaacaaagaattacagtTCATTTTTGACAAAATCTTCGATATGCAATCTACTAATAATGATGTATTTGAAGGAAGTACCAAAGATTTAATTGCCAGTCTGTTAGATGGTTATAATTGTTCTGTATTTGCTTATGGTGCAACGGGTGCTGGCAAAACTCATACGATGCTTGGCTGCAACAAAGACCCCGGTATCACTTACAGAACAGTGGCAGAACTATTTTCGCAAATAGAAAGTCAAGGTGAACATCGTGAATTTAATTTAGGTGTAACATATTTGGAAGTTTATAATGAGAATGTACAAGATCTTTTACATAAATCTGGACCTTTACATTTGAGAGATGATGGTAGATATGGTATTATAGTTGCTGGTCTTAAGGTAATTACCATTCAAAATGCAGAAGAATTATTGTCTCTTTTGGCAAAGGGTAATAGAAATCGTACTCAGCATCCTACCGATGCAAATGAGGAAAGTAGCAGAAGTCATGCTGTCTTCCaggtttatattaatattaccaaCAAACTTGATGGTCAAGTGCGACAAGTAAAATTATCTATGATAGATTTAGCTGGATCCGAAAGAGCCTCTGCCACAGGAAGTAAAGGAGCAAGGTTTAAAGAAGGTACAAATATCAATAAGTCTTTACTGGCGCTTGGAAATTGTATTAACAGTTTGGCCGATGGTGCAAAACATATAACTTATAGAGATTCTAAACTGACACGATTATTGAAAGATTCGCTAGGTGGGAATTGTCAGACAGTTATGATAGCTAATATTGCACCCTCTAGTTTTAGTTATGAAGATACATATAATACTTTACGATATGCAAATAGAGCAAAGAAAATAAAGACTcacataaagaaaaatattatatcttgTGAAATGCATGTAACTGCATACATAAAAATGGTGGaggaacaaaaaaaagaaataaattacttgAAGCAAAAGCTATTAGCTTTAGAAAATGGTTCGGTGGATGTTTTGCAACCGCCGGATGTATTACGACCGTCGGAAAATGCAAAAGTAAATGAGGAGATAGAGAGTAAATTGACCCAACTATTTCAAAAGAAGAAAGTTCTAAATGAAAAGATCTTATCATTAGAAAGCGcggataaaatattatgttgtaGAATTCAGTATAAGAAAGCAGCTGATGAGAGATTACATAATCTCACAGCAACTGTTGATGCTACAAGTTCAGAAGAACACAATGCTAGTGGTAAACTGCGTGTGAATAAATCTTTACAATACTTTGAACGACAAAGAGATTCCTTGAAAACACAGATGATAGTAACATGGGAGGAATTGTGCTCATGTGAAACAGAATTACAGAAACTGAAAACAGAAATCACATCgcaaaaacttgaaaaattagaAGATATTATTTCACAAAGAACTTGTGAAGTAGAAAAAGCTAGACTGCAACAGCAGTATGAGCATGTTAAAAAGATTTGTAATCTTCAACAATGTGAAATGTTGTCCAATTATTCAATCATTAAAACAATGAGTATAACATTGCAAAATTATTACAACACAATGAGAAATAATGGAGCAATGACAGACACAATGAAAGACGAATTCAGACAATTGATTAAGTTGTTAGAAGGAGTGAGAAATATTAAGTGGTCAGACGTGGAAACTATTGATCATGAAgaacatttttatagtttaactTGTCTTCTTAGTACATCTAACTTGATGGATCCCCTCCACAGTAAAGTACCAGTATTTACAACATGTGCCTTAAATAATCAAAATCAAGATAATTGTTCAAAAGATGCTTTGAATACGACTTTTAATGCATCCAGTTCAAACACAGATAGCGCTTCTGATTTGCATAATGTTACTGTTACTTTGCTAGATGGTTCAAATTCAACTGTTAAGAAAGATATAACGGAATCGGACGAAAATGCGGCAGAAGAACGTAGTATTGATATTTGTACTCAAGGAAATACGAGAAAGCGTGTTCTTGTAGACAAAAATCGTGGAGATAGTGGAAAAACACCcacaaaacaacaaaaaaagatATTCACGAAATATAAAGATTCACTGGATTTATCAGGATTCAAGggtaaagaaaataaacatgTACAAAAGTCGCATACAATGATGAGTGCAAAAAGTATTGCcacgttaaataaattaaaagcggataaatttaaaaaagatagTTTTGATATGAATACAACACCAGCAGCCTTGAAAGTAgtaagggagaaagaaagacgtGGATTAATGACAACACATCCATATCAGAAACCAAATGGGAAACAAAA ATCTGCTTCGGGTATGCCCTCGTCCCGAGGACCATGGTTGTAG